Proteins co-encoded in one Cucurbita pepo subsp. pepo cultivar mu-cu-16 chromosome LG15, ASM280686v2, whole genome shotgun sequence genomic window:
- the LOC111811588 gene encoding 2-methyl-6-phytyl-1,4-hydroquinone methyltransferase, chloroplastic-like, which translates to MASAMLNGAECLKITRELGFSASNLHGRNFPKLGLVSSFRCSKAVSMAPKCSVSASRPASQPRFIQHKKEAFWFYRFLSIVYDHVINPGHWTEDMRDEALEPADLSDRNMIVVDVGGGTGFTTLGIVKHVDAKNVTILDQSPHQLAKAKQKEALKDCKIIEGDAEDLPFPTDYADRYVSAGSIEYWPDPQRGIKEAYRVLKLGGKACLIGPVYPTFWLSRFFADVWMLFPKEEEYIQWFKNAGFTDVQLKRIGPKWYRGVRRHGLIMGCSVTGVKPSSGDSPLQLGPKQEDVSKPVNPFVFLGRFLLGAMAATYYVLVPIYMWIKDQIVPKGQPI; encoded by the exons ATGGCTTCCGCAATGCTCAATGGAGCTGAATGCCTCAAGATCACCAGGGAATTGGGTTTTTCGGCTTCCAATCTCCACGGCAGGAATTTCCCCAAATTAGGTTTAGTTTCCAGTTTTCGGTGTTCCAAGGCCGTGTCCATGGCGCCTAAGTGCAGTGTTTCCGCTTCGCGGCCGGCTTCTCAGCCTAGGTTTATTCAACACAAGAAAGAGGCATTCTGGTTTTATAGGTTCCTCTCGATTGTGTACGACCACGTCATAAACCCTGGGCATTGGACTGAGGACATGAGGGATGAAGCTCTTGAGCCGGCGGATCTCAGCGACAGAAATATGATTGTGGTGGATGTTGGTGGTGGCACTGGATTCACCACTTTAGGGATAGTGAAGCATGTGGATGCCAAAAATGTAACCATTCTGGATCAGTCGCCTCATCAGCTTGCCAAGGCTAAGCAGAAAGAGGCCTTGAAAGACTGCAAAATTATTGAAGGGGATGCTGAGGATCTTCCATTTCCTACTGATTATGCTGATAGATATGTGTCTGCTGGAAG TATTGAATATTGGCCAGACCCACAGCGTGGCATCAAGGAAGCATATAGGGTCCTTAAGCTTGGAGGAAAAGCATGCTTGATTGGTCCAGTGTACCCAACCTTTTGGTTATCTCGTTTCTTTGCAGATGTGTGGATGCTTTTCCCAAAGGAAGAGGAGTATATTCAGTGGTTCAAAAATGCTGGATTTACTGACGTCCAATTGAAAAGGATTGGTCCAAAATGGTATCGAGGAGTTCGTCGCCACGGTCTAATAATGGGATGTTCTGTGACTGGTGTGAAACCATCCTCTGGCGATTCTCCTTTgcag CTTGGGCCGAAGCAAGAGGACGTGTCAAAACCCGTAAATCCATTCGTGTTCCTGGGTCGCTTCCTTCTGGGAGCCATGGCAGCTACATACTATGTGCTGGTTCCCATATACATGTGGATCAAAGATCAGATTGTTCCAAAAGGTCAACCAATCTGA